From the Musa acuminata AAA Group cultivar baxijiao chromosome BXJ1-2, Cavendish_Baxijiao_AAA, whole genome shotgun sequence genome, one window contains:
- the LOC103975724 gene encoding protein neprosin gives MAAHGSVGRSLVALLALMACLSCAAGGRAGGVARQRLELRRHLKRLNKTPVKSIKSPDGDIIDCVHVSHQPAFDHPFLKNHTIQMRPAYHPEGLFGGNKVVSQTKTPSMAQLWHQNGRCPEDTIPIRRTTREDVSRASSVKRYGRKKHRSLPNPMSVDPDLLNESGHQHAIAYVEGDKYYGAKATINVWQPKIQQSNEFSLSQIWILGGSFGADLNSIEAGWQVSPDLYGDNYTRLFTYWTSDAYQATGCYNLLCSGFIQINNEIAMGASISPISNYDGSQYDISILVWKDPKEGNWWMQFGSDYVLGYWPSFLFSYLADSATMIEWGGEVVNSEPDGEHTSTEMGSGRFPEEGFSKASYFRNIQIVDGSNNLRAPEGVGAFTEQSNCYDVQNGNSNAWGQYFYYGGPGRNSNCP, from the exons ATGGCGGCGCATGGTAGCGTGGGCCGCAGCCTGGTGGCACTGCTGGCGCTGATGGCCTGTCTATCGTGCGCTGCGGGGGGGCGGGCCGGTGGGGTGGCGAGGCAGCGGCTGGAGCTGCGGCGGCACCTGAAGCGGCTCAACAAGACGCCTGTCAAGAGCAtcaag AGTCCAGATGGAGATATTATAGACTGTGTGCATGTCTCTCACCAACCAGCCTTTGATCATCCTTTCCTCAAGAACCACACGATCCag ATGAGGCCAGCTTATCACCCAGAAGGCTTGTTCGGCGGGAACAAGGTTGTGTCTCAGACGAAAACCCCCTCCATGGCTCAACTGTGGCATCAGAATGGTAGGTGCCCTGAGGACACCATCCCCATCCGGAGAACCACCAGGGAGGACGTGTCAAGGGCCAGCTCTGTTAAAAGATATGGGAGGAAGAAGCACAGGAGCCTTCCCAACCCCATGTCTGTTGACCCTGACCTTCTCAATGAGAGTGGCCATCAG CATGCAATTGCTTATGTGGAGGGAGATAAATATTATGGAGCAAAGGCAACCATAAATGTGTGGCAGCCAAAGATTCAGCAATCCAATGAGTTCAGTCTATCTCAGATCTGGATTTTAGGGGGCTCTTTTGGGGCGGATCTTAATAGCATTGAAGCTGGTTGGCAG GTCAGCCCGGATTTGTATGGAGACAATTACACAAGGCTTTTTACTTACTGGACT AGTGATGCATATCAAGCAACTGGCTGCTACAACCTACTTTGCTCTGGGTTCATTCAAATTAACAATGAGATTGCAATGGGTGCCAGCATCTCTCCGATCTCCAACTATGATGGCTCACAATATGATATAAGCATACTCGTTTGGAAG GATCCTAAGGAGGGGAACTGGTGGATGCAATTTGGGAGCGACTACGTTTTGGGCTACtggccttctttcctcttctcttaTTTGGCAGACAGTGCCACCATGATAGAATGGGGAGGGGAGGTTGTGAACTCGGAGCCGGATGGTGAGCACACCTCCACCGAGATGGGCAGTGGCCGTTTCCCTGAAGAAGGGTTTAGCAAGGCAAGTTACTTCAGGAACATTCAGATAGTTGATGGGTCTAACAATCTAAGGGCACCTGAAGGTGTTGGAGCCTTCACTGAGCAGTCAAACTGCTACGATGTGCAGAATGGGAACAGTAATGCATGGGGGCAGTACTTTTACTATGGGGGGCCTGGTAGAAACTCTAATTGTCCATAG
- the LOC135605537 gene encoding uncharacterized protein LOC135605537 isoform X2: MGRRSDNGQIHHVAIGSSYLCGNSMETRQSWLTSFPIEGFRQFQFQGVGFSLMLHASINKRMEMDFHLSLKQTEGCLLSFSAQPAFNHHQ, encoded by the exons ATGGGAAGACGGTCCGACAATGGACAAATTCATCATGTTGCAATTGG GTCAAGCTATTTGTGTGGGAATTCCATGGAAACCAGGCAATCCTGGTTGACATCCTTCCCCATAGAG GGTTTCAGACAATTCCAATTTCAAGGCGTTGGCTTTTCATTGATGTTACATGCTTCAATAAACAA GAGGATGGAAATGGACTTCCACCTGAGCCTAAAGCAGACTGAGGGTTGTTTACTCTCCTTTTCTGCTCAACCTGCATTCAACCACCACCAATGA
- the LOC135605537 gene encoding uncharacterized protein LOC135605537 isoform X1 → MSLSSLISRWSSCSSIWPRRPTIKLQRDPLYSNVVLVAMREPIYGKTVRQWTNSSCCNWVKLFVWEFHGNQAILVDILPHRGFQTIPISRRWLFIDVTCFNKQEDGNGLPPEPKAD, encoded by the exons ATGTCACTGTCTTCTTTGATCTCCAGATGGTCCTCCTGCTCGTCGATCTGGCCAAGGAGGCCCACAATAAAACTACAGCGTGACCCTCTGTATTCAAATGTGGTTTTGGTGGCCATGAGGGAACCCATATATGGGAAGACGGTCCGACAATGGACAAATTCATCATGTTGCAATTGG GTCAAGCTATTTGTGTGGGAATTCCATGGAAACCAGGCAATCCTGGTTGACATCCTTCCCCATAGAG GGTTTCAGACAATTCCAATTTCAAGGCGTTGGCTTTTCATTGATGTTACATGCTTCAATAAACAA GAGGATGGAAATGGACTTCCACCTGAGCCTAAAGCAGACTGA